taaacttattgaaataagttgaAAACATGTTATAGCGCTCAAGAATAGAATCATTTGCTACATTTGGTTATAGAAATTACCTAAGTTGTCAATCCCGGCGGTAACCTGGTTTCCCATCCCATTCTAGCCATGTCCTGGGATGAATTTTCCCGTCCCAACCCAGTTCACTGTCCTGGCCTTCTCGGATGGGATCCCGGCCAAAATCTCAGTGGGATAACAGTTTTCCAAAAATGCCCACAAATGTATTTTTAGGGGTATTTCCGGGTTTTCAGAACGGAAAAACCCCTAGAactttgattttgttttatctTTCCCTCTCTTCTACCCACTTCGAACCTCTTCTCCTCTGTTCTATCTTCGTACCTTTCTCTTCAACCCTGAACCGGCTAGTGACTACCATGACAGGACTTCCAACCTTTCTCCGGCGAGCGTCACCTCTGTTCTACACACTTCGACCCTCTTCTCCTTTGTTCTATCTTGTATCTATCATTGATTTAGTATGTATATATATGGTATGGGTTATACAAAATATAGACAAAAATTCACTATCCCGGCCATCCCACATTCTAGGATCCAGCTATCACAATTTTGAGGCTGGCCGCAACGACCTGAAAAATATTGAGTGCTATACTTGCTTGCCAAAAAAATTAGTCTTCAAAATCTTTAATTTGTGGTCATTCCTTCCTGCTATAGACATGCTAAATAATTTGTAATAGAGTACTTGTTCTGGAGCTGTTTTGaactgtatttttttttttatacgtTTTGCAGGGACGATTTGTGAAGAGGGAATGAGAAGTGTAGACTGTAATAGGCCACCGTTCCTAGTAATAAGAGTTAATGTTGTCAATATTACAGCGTTGAAATAGATTTTTTCTTGCCTTCTGTATTTTTGTAAAGATGGTGGGTGGTTCTTGATAAAAATCCCAGTGGTACTAGGATTCAGTCCTGGGAAAGTAGTTTATGTTCAACTGCTGTTTTGGGGGGTCCTCTATACTCTCGGGTAAGTGCATATTTGAAAATCCTTTtgtaattgattctaaagttagaatcaattctgtggAGAAGCTACGCTTTTGTAAGTAGCTTCtgtgtttcagaattgattttaaggaaaaaagaagttgatccaaacatgttatgaaATTGCCGCTTGTCAATGTTTGACACATGTTTGATCTCAATCCAAGGTTTTAGAAACAGTGGAATATGCTGTACAAGTACTGCCATATGTATAAGTTTTTCTCTTGCAATATCTAGCAAATTGATAAAATGTTTTGGGAATTAAACATTGGCCAAGAAATCAAATCTGGGAAACTCTTGAAGGAAGTGTTGTGTTGCGTGACTACAGCCCCCGTTGCTATATCTTAAATGAAAATGAATCCTTCCATTGGAATCAAAGTTAATGTTCAATCAATTTTATATAAGTTGACATCTGGAATATATTTGGTCAAGAAAATGGGAGCAGAAGGGAAGCAATGTGCTACTATACTTATGTTACCCGATTAATTTGTTGATTTTTACTGctgttttttgaaaaagaaaataatattctTGTAGTTATTGTTAGGACTTAGGAATGCCAATAAGGTCAAGACACACATAAAAGTTACTCAATTAGATGATCGTTGGATAATAAGGTGGAAAATAACAGTTAGCCCAAAATCATTAGGGATAGAAACATCTTTTTTTAGCTTTTATCGTAGTCTATTGTGAATTTGACTTTAGTGTGATTTTGCACTGTACATCTGAGCATGGGGTTATTTATGTATTCGATGGTCGTGAGTCTGGATTTTCACAATATAGACCAAACAAACATGATTGAATCATAATTAAAGGTTAGTAGTTAGTAATGTTAGGAAATTAGTTGAATCACTAGGGTTTAAATCCTGACGTCTTTACCCTTTATTTTCCCTCAACCCTTATGCCTACTACCTCTTATTACTTGAATTAATCCTTGGAGACTCTACTATTTCCTCTTAATGAGAATAAAAGTAGAGAAACCCCTTTTCTTGAAAAATGTTGATAAGGAGATgttcttttaaaaatataatatgctGGAGAGAATTGTAATTTGTAAAGAATCTCTGGCGCATATGATCAAGTTCATACAAAATGTTATCAAACTGTGAAAATTAGTGGAGCAGCATAAGCTTACACACTTTCAATTGAAGAAATTAGAAATGCTTCCAACGATAATGAAAATTACATTAAGTTCTTCCTTCCTCATCTAACTCAAGTGAAAAAGATCCATAATTGCATTCAATTTTCTCCACCTTCCTTAATAGTTAGCACTTAGCACTACTTAACAATGAGTTTGATTAATTAGTCATACACTGGGTAGGACTCTTAAACACGCAACTCCTTCAGAGCTGGATCCTTTAGCAGAAGAACCTTATCCTTGTTTCTAACCCCAACCATATGTAGATATTCATCATTATCTCTCTCTTTCCCCTTGAATAGAAGCCTTTGCTCTCTGGGCTCCAAACTTGTTACCAGTGACAGAATCATTTTCAACTCTCCTGCAATTATTATAGTGGTTCCCAACTTTTGTCATAAAAGCTTACttaaggattatcttataaTCTGAAAAATTAAACTTAGAGTAAGGTAAAAATCAGTTTATCTTTTCTCCGAATCAATATTGAAACTCATAAACTACTCACAAAAGTTTTTGGTTTAAGAGTCAATTGTAGAAAAATTGTCAAACATGCGCTTACAcataaatgaaatttttttattttttcaattttaacaaaaaaaaaatataataatttggAGTTAGTATGAGAAAGGGATGAGGTAAATTACCAAAAGTTGATGTGGCTTCAATAGAAATGTCATGAGACTCTGACACAGTTGACACTATAATTGTGATCATCCCATCCCCTGAAATTTGGTTACTGATCTCCCTTTTTTGAACAAGCATGCCACCAGGCCTTATTTCCCATTTGGTTTCACTATTGCTTCTGCAATCTTTTTCTGTTTGTGGTGTTGCTTTGTTCCCATTTCTAAGCTTGGAGCTGCTGCTTCTGCTGAACCTCATTGACCTCAACCTTACCAtcattctttctttctcttgaaaGAAGTGGCAGGGTGAAGGGAAAGGAGAAATAGAAGTTGAGTAGTTAGTTCAGTTATATAATACTAGAAAGCGTGCATCAAGATGAAGAAAAGTGTATGAATATACAATTAAATAGTTGCTCATTAAATACTGAAGTGAGTGTCCAGCTTACCTAAATATTAAGTTGGAAATGTTACAAAAGTTAGACATATGCTTTATAGTGACACTCAGCTGACATAGATTTAACATCGGCTTTTAATTGTTACTAATGTTTGCATCGATTAAAACCTGCTGTTTAACTATATGTCAATTGAATGTCAGCTAAAAAGCAGATGTGAACATATAATCACTCATTTTAAGCTGATCATCATGTAGTTTAAAATAAGAGCATTGAAAATTACTTTTAGTGTTTGTTTCTCCGTTTACAGTATCATATACTATATACATCTGAATTCTGAAATATTGGAACTGTGCATAAAAAAAGACATGGTTTGTTTAAGTGAGACCACATTACCAAACGGAAGACTTAAAAGAATGGGAAAGCCAATGAGTTTTGAACACCTGAAAGACAACGTAGGCATGGCTCTTTACTTCTTTGTCCTGCATTTGTGAAAGACTGTGGCACATGGGTACAGGGTACCTTAGAACACGCTCGCTTGATTGGCGGGCCAGGATATAAGGCTGTTCttctaaattaaaatgaactcgTTTTTCTTGTTGTTTGGTTTGATTCTGATTTCTTGTTGTTAGGTGAATACAAGCTTCAATTATTATGGTAATTGTATATTTTTCtaaattgaaatgaaattttttttttcttcttgtacaGGGTAATTGTATATTGATAGCGACCACTAGTAATTGTATATTTTTCGTATAAAATGGATTACTTTACATTGACTTGAACGAGCCTAAATCATACTTATATAACGGTTAAGTTAATTAGTTTGTCCATGTAGTTTCAATTTATGCTTCCCTCAAACCTTGACACTAGACTCGGCAACTGCCTCAGAACAAGCACAAAAGTATATGTGTGAGAAGGTTCATTGGTTCAATCTTCTTCTACTTGTTAACTTCTTAGTTCTAACTTAAAACGTTAAAGTTTATTCGCACGTACCACCCTACACAACATGACCTTGCATTAAAGACTCACAAAATCATTGGAAGCTCGTTATTGTCCCCTCAATTAACACTCACCGAGTGATTTAACCGGATTCATTCCTTCAAGTTAATGCAATTCTTAATAGAAATTCCGTGTGAGGTAAATTAATTAGCAGGGGGGGTTATTCAACCATGAGAGATAATGTGCACTGGGTGTGGATTAATCGTTTGTTTTTCCATTCCGAGGAGTATTGAAAGGATTGGTCCGCATGCTTAAAATGA
This is a stretch of genomic DNA from Lotus japonicus ecotype B-129 chromosome 1, LjGifu_v1.2. It encodes these proteins:
- the LOC130729622 gene encoding BAG family molecular chaperone regulator 2-like, with the protein product MMVRLRSMRFSRSSSSKLRNGNKATPQTEKDCRSNSETKWEIRPGGMLVQKREISNQISGDGMITIIVSTVSESHDISIEATSTFGELKMILSLVTSLEPREQRLLFKGKERDNDEYLHMVGVRNKDKVLLLKDPALKELRV